The genomic DNA TTTGAGTTCGCCCAGGACTCTGCTTATCTCACTAGAGCTAAAACCTTGTATTGTTCTTATACAATATGTTGGATCTTGTTGTATAATTTTATTATATTGAATACCTAATGCTGCCTTGCACAAATTAAGGTTTGTGGAAGTTATTCTACTACTAGCTTGTTGAGATGGATACAGAATAACATGTTAAACTGGAAGCATTAGTATGAGATATTACCAGTGGGAAGGGAGGAAGCTGTAAATGGGCATGTGTTTTTTGTACCATGTCTCACACCTGAAGCTAGCACAGCAGAGTTTATCTTTTTACATCAGCTTCTTGCCAAACTGTCATAAGGGGTCACCCTATGTTAGGTGAGCAGTATTACACCCTGGGGCAGGCAAGCTATATGCAGATACACAGTTGCAACTATATTATGTAATTGGCAATAGAAGAGTTCACAAATACAGTCAGATCACTCTGGAATTGCTTGCCAGACTTCATcatttataaatttataacccATCATTAGTGTGAATCAGATATTTACAAATTCAAACCCATGCCACTGTGCAATGAGCTATTTCATGCACATGATGTTTTCATATTAGAGTGCTCTGCCATCTCGTGCTGCTGTTCCAGTTTTGGTGTTTTGAGTTGCATTGGTTGTCAGGTGACTCTTGTTTTTAGTGACCTCTCTGGATAGCTGATTCTCATGGACAAACTCGTACCAGCTCTATGCTTCTGGTTCACCAGTTGCTTGTTTTGATGCAAAATCCACAAATTATTGCCTTCACCAGACCTCAAGATGTATTTGGTCTTCTTTAGGCTCAGTGGGACAGTAAGCCGATGGATAAATTTACCTGTCTTGGAAATCACATGTGTGCCCATAACATTCTTTTCTAAATGCATTCATAAATACAAATCAATACTTATCCGGCTGCATTAGATATTTAGGTATCCCTATGCCTCGACTTCATGAAGTATGTTGGAGTTGAGATTGGTAGTGCTTGACAGTTTAGATTCATGTGCTTATGGCTACGATAAGAGTTTGTAAGCCATCCATTGTTTCAATTCTACCTACATAAGGGATGGCATGCAATTGGATTTCAGTTCAAATATACATCTGTATCTTGTGGACCCTTCTATTTAGGAAAAATGGTTAACATCTTCTTGTTTCATGGTTAGTTTCAAATCTGTATATTTGTGCCTACTAGTCAAAGCAACTTTGATTCATCCATGCAcctttatatatgttttaagaGTGGATTATTCAATCACCTGTTATTTGGTAGCTGCAGCTGGAAATATACAATTTGTTAAAAGGGAGCTATTAGCTATGAAATATTTAAAgatcccccttttcttttttgctccAGGTGACTTACTTCAAATGTGGAGGCGTCTCCCTTGGTGTCGGTATGCAACACCACGTAGCAGATGGCATGTCTGGCTTGCACTTCATTAACTCATGGTCTGACCTCTGCCGTGGAGCTCAAATTTCTGTCATGCCCTTCATTGACCGCACTCTCCTTCGCGCCCGtgatccaccaactccatctttCCAACATATCGAGTACCAGCCTGCCCCAGCTATGTTGTCCTCCACACCTCAGTCCCTCACTTCCATATCAAAGCCACCTGCCACCGCCGTAGACATTTTCAAGCTCACTCGCTCAGACCTTGGTCGGCTGCGCTCACAGCTTCCCACAGGTGAAGGTGCACCCCGGTTCAACACGTATGCAGTGCTAGCTGCGCATGTCTGGAAATGTGTCTCCCTTGCACGTGGCCTGACTCCTGAACAGCCCACCAAATTGTACTGTGCCACCGACGGGCGCCAACGGCTACAGCCCCCACTTCCAGATGGTTACTTCGGAAATGTCATCTTCACCGCCACACCACTTGCCGAGGCAGGCAAGGTGACCAGTGGGCTGGCAGAAGGAGCAGCAGTCATCCAAGGAGCACTAGATAGGATGGACAACGACTACTGCCGCTCAGCGCTGGACTACCTGGAGCTGCAGCCAGATTTGTCAGCACTGGTGCGTGGAGCACACACCTTCCGGTGCCCGAACCTAGGACTCACCAGCTGGGTGCGCCTGCCGATTCATGATGCCAACTTCGGTTGGGGCCGGCCTGTGTTCATGGGGCCAGGCGGCATTGCATATGAGGGTCTGGCGTTCGTCCTCCCTAGTGCCAATGGAGATGGTAGCCTGTCCATCGCCATCTCGTTGCAGGCTGAGCACATGGTGAAGTTCCGAAAGCTAATCTATGAGTTATAAATGGGATGCATTATACCTTTTGAAGGAGGATGTAATAGGGCTAGAGGCTAAAGGCTGTATCCAGTTCTCATATAAAATGCCTGAAGTTTCAAGTGAACCAAGTTGCTGCGCTTTCACCCTTCAAGATCAGTGTTCTTTTTTACCCTCGGCTGGGGATGTTTTGGGTAACTTCTACTTGTATGGACTAATATCAATAATAGAGAAAGGTTAGACATTTTTCTAAAGGGACATGGTGAAATCATTGTAACCAAGTGAACACACTCATATACCAGAGTACCAGATTATAGATGGGGTTTAATTGAAGTATTGAACATGAGCGTCAGTGGAAACGCCTCACAATCTTCTGTTTTACGCTTAAGGGAAGAAATGTTCTTGGTGGATGCAGGCCTTGGTACCCCCAAAATTTGTATGCAAGATGAGCTTACAGGACTGCCAATCAAGCGAGCCACCAGGTTTGAGAATAAGGTGGGATCCAAGAATGTAGTGGCTGGTGAATCACTGATCAAAAAGCGAATTTTTGAGAGATTCTTCATCGATCTGGTGGCCGGTGAATCACTGATCAAAGAGCGAGCAACCGCCAGGTTTAATGATTTTGTGGGATCCCTGGATGTAGCGGCTGGCGAACATTTGAAGATCCACAATTTCTACTTGTTCGTAGACCTAGCTCTGATTGAGCTGCAACCGGTGATGGTCTATCTGGTTGGCTGAGGTTTCATCAATTGGCAAATCTTGATCTATCATCCAGCGCGTGGTTCATAAATCATAACAGGTGCAGATCTTGGCAATCTTGAAAACGACCCCTAACCCGAagcctggaagaagaagaacctcCAGGGCTCCAGGCACAGGAAGGAAGGCTGAAACGTTTGATCATGTACCATTGGTCCTTTGTTCTCGTTACAATGGGATTCATACTTCATTACGGTAATTTTGATAAAATTATGTTCAAAATTGCGAGAAAGGAGACGACACATGGATTAATCTATATTGTAGGGAGGAAGGCTGATTTTATCTTATTTTTAGGGATAGCGCCCTTTCTAGGCGTCTATATTGTAAGAATTACAAACGCCTGCTGGCGGCTCCAGGTACCACACATGCCTGCCTAGAGTTTCATATAGTGAGCTCCTAGCTAATACATGCGCGTCGAAATTTGCTTCTCTTCTCTCATGGATGAAGTCCGGACTGAAAGTCAGACGCCCTTGCCTTGATTACCTTAATGATGTGGCCATATGTGCCCATCGCCTCCTCGTGCATATGCTCCTGATCACATTTAAGCAGTCGCTTGCTAGTCTGAAAAACCTTCCCTGCATGCCAGGGCCCGTTATCCCTTCAAGTGTTATTGCTGAGGCAAAATTGACTGGTGGACACCGTTAAAAACTTAAAATGTGTCTTTTGCCACACACCACCTACAATTCTATGTAAATATGCTGCTGGAAACTATGGTTCATTTAATAACATTTTCTACTCGAACGGATCAAACACTTGTAAAAGACTAGTATACCCCTGTCCTCTTCGCCATCTTCTGGAGTGGTGCCGTAGCGCGCGGCCTCCTGGACTGAGCCCCGCCGGGATCGAGCGTCTTGGCTGCCTCGAGCTGACATCGTACGCGCGTGTCCAGGAGCGGGAGCCGCGTCCACCTCGAGCAAGCCCCGCGTCAGAAGCGGGCGTCGTGCATTCCTCCGCAGGCCTCTCCCGGCGGCTGCGGTAGTTCATCCCCGCGTCGGCCCCTCTCGACGGCTGGAGTAGCCCCCTCCCTGCGGCCAATCCAGGCGAAAAATAAGCTAGAAGCTGCAGCTGTccgcctcccttccttccaATCAGAGCAAAGCAAGCACATGCAAGCACCAATCAGGGAGCTGCAAGCGACCTCCAGCTCCTTCACTTCCAAGCCCCACCTCCAAAATCAACACCAAACTAAATCCTTTGCAGAATCCATATTCAAATGGCAAGGCAAAGGAGCAGCTCTATCTCATGTCCACCGGCATCCGGCAAAGCAGATCGAGCTCCAAGCTCCAGTACGGTCACCCGTCCCGGCTCCCCAGAGCTGCTCGACTCCCCTCCGCCCATAAGGGAAGCGCTCCGGGAGGAGCCAATGCCAGAAGGGCCCTCGCGGGGAGGGGGCTGCATCGGGAGGGACCGCCGGCGGCGAATGCAGTTCGCTGTTCGCGAGGATGGAAGGGAGCGTGCGACGAATCAACGATTGGATAAGGCTGCGGCCGGTTCCGCGGGAGTAATTAGTCGGCAACGGGGGCAAACTTGTCCTTTCCGGTGGCTCTCCAATTAAATTGGATAAAATAATGCTGCAGTGTCTCTGGCAAATTTACACGGAATTGTAGTGTCTTCTAGCAAAGTCACGTTATTGGACTAAAGTTTCCATGTTACGTCGGATGTTTACATaataagagtattaaatataaatatagactaattacaataCCAATTATATAGAtagagactaattcgcgagacgaatctattaagtctaattagtctataatttgataatatgatgctacagtaaatatgtgctaattatgaattaattaggcttaatagatttgtctcgaaTTAGTctctatctgtgtaattagttttataattaattcatatttagtccttctaattagtcttCGAAGATTCGATATGACATGAACTAGATTTTAGCTCAAGGatcaaacaccctctaaatCACGTTATTTTAGTGGCTTGTGGTAAAAGACACATTTTATCGTTGTCCATGAGCAAATTTTGCCTTTGCTGAAGCTCCCAAGAACGAACCCGTCGAATCACGTGCAACGGCTGCGGCAGCCCCAATGCCCCAGTTTGACACTGCTGCGTGAAgattagagggtgtttggtttagttcgtgtcacatcggatatttgatgctaattaggaggactaaatatgagctaattataaaactaattgcagaacccctaggctaaatcgggagacgaatctattaagcttaattaatccatcattagcgaatatttactgtagcaccacattgtcaaatcatgaactaattaggcttaatagattcgtctcgcgatttatcctaggttgtgaaattggttttgtaattagcctatgtttaatacttctaattagtatcaaacatttgatgtgacgggagcTAAATCTTCATGTGACCTGCAAGGAATCCACTTCAACATGGATTAATCTGATGCACCGGGCACTGCGCGCTGGGCCAGAGCCCAGTATTGGAGTTTAGTATGGCCCGGCGCCAGTGCGCCACGCCGACGGAgcgaacaaaaagaaaaatacggTACGAGTCTATATCCCCGGCTCCGAGCTTCCGCATACGTACGGCATACAATACGCCAAAAACGCCCCAATCCCACACTCTCGCCTACAGGCTACAGACACAGGCTTTCACCTAGCCATTTCCTGCATCCCAAAACATCTGCCTGATTTTTGCCGATCCCACCGCGTTCCGTTGAGGTTGGTCTGGTCCCCGTTCTGCTTCCGCTGGATCATAGTTTGATTTGCTGTTAATTTCTGGCATTTGGGAATTGCTTAGTGAGCTAGCTGTTTGGTGCGGGAATGCGGATGACGATCGCGGTGCGGCGGTCGACGATCGTGCGGCCGGCGTCTGTGGCTCTCCGACCTCGACCTCGTGATGCCGCGGACCCACACGCCCAGCGTCTACTTctaccgccgcggcggcggccccgagGCGGAGGGGTTCTTCGACGGCGAGCGGATGCGGCGCGAGCTGGCGGAGGCGCTCGTGCCGTTCTACCCGAGGGCGGGGCGCCTCGCGCGGGACGAGGATGGGAGGATCGAGATCGACTGCAGCCGGGAGGGGGTGCTCTTCGTCGAGGCCGACGCGCCCGACACCGCCGTCGACGACTACGGCGACTTCGCGCCCATTCGTCTTGCTTCAGGTGAGCTAATTAAGTTCAGTTCTTATATTACGCAATGCTAGTACAATCAGACCGTCGAAATCATTCGGAAGAAGTACTACCATAATGCTTTACAAGTTGACtaacggcctgttcgcttcagcttattcagccggcttatcagccatccaacagtgttttcctctcacaacaaatcagccgtttcagcttttcagccggcttataagctgaaccTCCTAAGATCTTTTGACTAAAAAGTAACTAAAAACTAGCCAAACAGCCTAATCAAAAGATGACTAAAAAGTTTTAGCATCCTTTAGCCCTCCCACTAAAGATTGTTTGAATACGAGGTGTAAACTTTAGcatatcacatcagatgttcggatgttaattaggagaactaaacatgagctaattacaaaactaaatgcacagatagagtctaattcaccaggcgaatctattaagactaattaatccatcattagcaaatggttactgtagcaccacattatcaaatcatgtactaattaggcttaatagattcgtctcacgaattagactctatctatgcaattaattttgtagtcagactatatttaatactcctaattagtatcaaatatccgatgtgacaggtacttagcagggtatcaaacaccccctgagttCCCACCCGTTACCCCTGCACCCTCCCTCGTGCCGCGACGCCCCAGGCTCCGCCGCCCTTGCCTGATGCTATCCTCGCCCGATGCTGTCGCCGCCACACTCGTCGGCGACGCCGTTCCGACCCGGGGTGGCCGTCCTCGTGGGGGACCGGAGGAACTTCGGCGTCGACCGCGCCGCGGTGGAGTCGCTCCTCGTGTTCCGGTACGGCGCCCTGCGTGGGCAGAAGGAAAGGCTCGAGTGCCACACTCCGCTCCTCGCCGCGTGCGCAGGAAGGAGCAGCAGTCGAGGGCCTCGATCTCCATGGAAGTGGTCGATTTGGACGGTTGGGATCTCGATCTTGCCGGTAGGAACTCGATTTTGGTTGCGGGGAACTTCAATTCGGCAACTGGAGCGGGACAAGGGCTGCTacgtgaggaagaagaaccaGGGGCAAAATGGTATTCTTGTTACAGtatttagggggcgtttggttccctttgcttatttttagcatgtgtcacatcgaatgtttagatactaatgaggagtattaaacatagactatttacaaaacccattacataagtggaggctaaacgccgagacgaatctattaagcctaattaatccatcattagcaaatgtttactgtagcaatacattgtcaaatcatggactaattaggcttaatagattcgtctcgccgtttagcctccacttgtataatgggttttgtaaatagtctacgtttaatacttctaattagtatctaaacatttgatgtgacgggtgctaaaaataagcaggaggaaccaaaccagaccttaatgattttagtcacttttattcaaggaaccaaacaccactTTAGTCCATAGACTAAAGTGAGAAGTCCATAGACTAAAGTGagaaccaaacagggcctaatttGGGCTTACTTTTAATGTTTGGATTGGATAACTGGGTCCCTTGTTGGCTGTGGATTTGGTCCACTCAGAGTTCCTAGAGCTTAGCTTTGTGGTGGACTCCACTTTTGTGGTCATACCCGGGGTAGTTGATGTCTTGTTCTAGTGGGTGTGGTGATACTATTTTTGGCTGGATACCTGTAACGGTACACTTGATCAGAAGATTTAGCTAGGATTGGTTAAGAGTCGGTGGCATCATCATTCATATTGGTCAGTCCATGGAAATAGACTCTTGCTTCACCTTGATCAGGTAGAAGTGTATTGCTAATAAACTGATTTGTTGTCAAGCAATTGCTCTTTTATGCATTTAGAATCCACCATTTGTCTACTTTATCTTATACtgagtttttatttttcttttgctgaGGGTTACACTCTGTAAAATTAATGGCACTGTGTGTTTGGTTCTGTTAAAGTGTAATTAATTGTCAATGAGGTCACTGATGAAAATATAATCGTGCCAAACTTGAGTACTTACTAATTAGTAATTGCACATCATTCGATATGCTCATTTTACCGTTTCCTACTGTGGTTCTGAACATTGAGGTTGCTGTCATGGTGATCTTTTAGCATTTATAATTGAGAAGCTTGCCCCACCCAGCTGCTTTATTGAGCGCACTTGTAACCTGTTAGTCATCTTAATCCAGTTCATGACAATAATTGAAAACTAGCATGTGTGGACTTATCCTGGTGACAATAATATGTAGCACTTTAACTCATTAACATTGCACCCTTTTAGCTAGCAGTAACTGGCTGATTGCACAAATCATGCCATATACACATAGGGACAGTTTGGTCGTTACACGTCACCCTATTGGGGTTGACTGCTCAAGTTCTTAGCTCCAAAATGTCAGCATTTATCCAATGGTCTGGACGTGCACGGCATAAGCTTAATTGATAGTTTTTTTAAAGTAAAGCTTAATCGATAGTGATATTGACATTTAGCTTAATAGCTTTCCTGCCTGTCCCTGAATCGGATAATTTGCCATGTGGAACCATGTAAGCTATTCATTTGTTGCTTTGTGTTGACAGATACTTCATTTAGGTGTTCCGCTTTCATTTCTATTTCCCATGAAGCTGGTCCAAGTTTCTTATGTTCTGGAATAGAAGATTGAGTAGGCTGAATCACCACTGTTAGATCCAGAGTACTCAACTTCAAAAGATACCAATAAGGCTGTACAGTACAACATATAATGAAAAACAGTGCTTTTCAGATCAATTGGAGCATAAGCTTTATCCCAACAGTTGATTACCTTATTACGATGGCACATGCAGTTCACCTTGCTGTTATGAATTTCCACGATACCTGAAAAATACCAGTTTACTAGGTCCTCGTGTAGTGTGCTGAACTTGTGATTTCTTCACTCACTATTACGTTGCCACCCACATGCTGACACTCTTGTTTGTGATGTGGGCTTGAAATTTGTTGGTGTGGAAATTAGTCTCTAATTGGAGCATTCTCATGTGAAAATTTTCTGTAAAAGGCTTTATTTTTTAAGAATAATCTTTTATGTTTATGCATCCTTTTCCCTCATTTGTTGAGAAGTCCTCTCCATTTTTTAAATCTAGTCTTAAGGTACTAATGGTATATTGTTAACGTTATTATGTTCAATCAAAACATTTTCG from Setaria italica strain Yugu1 chromosome VII, Setaria_italica_v2.0, whole genome shotgun sequence includes the following:
- the LOC101780746 gene encoding hydroxycinnamoyltransferase 1, which codes for MAITVRRSTMVRPARETPRQRLWNSNLDLVVPRFHTPSVYFYRRGGGPEAEGFFDGERMRRALAEALVPFYPMAGRLARDEDGRVEIDCNGEGVLFVEADAPNAAIDDYGDFAPTMELKRLIPAVDYTDDISAFPLLVLQVTYFKCGGVSLGVGMQHHVADGMSGLHFINSWSDLCRGAQISVMPFIDRTLLRARDPPTPSFQHIEYQPAPAMLSSTPQSLTSISKPPATAVDIFKLTRSDLGRLRSQLPTGEGAPRFNTYAVLAAHVWKCVSLARGLTPEQPTKLYCATDGRQRLQPPLPDGYFGNVIFTATPLAEAGKVTSGLAEGAAVIQGALDRMDNDYCRSALDYLELQPDLSALVRGAHTFRCPNLGLTSWVRLPIHDANFGWGRPVFMGPGGIAYEGLAFVLPSANGDGSLSIAISLQAEHMVKFRKLIYEL